The genomic region CTGCAGGAGCAGATGGAGCGATCGATCGAGCAACGATGCGAGACAATCCGTGGGACCCATCGGCCGTCAACAGGTCGCCTGGTTGTTTGGAACTCGCATCGCGCAACCCATCTTGGCCAGCGATCGACCGATCGCACTCAACAGGCCGGACATATGGATGCAAGCGATCCGATCTCACCAAAAAGCTCTTGTGCCACGGGGGCCGTCCACATATGGGTCCCGGCTTTCGCCGGGACGACGTGTTGAGAGAGACGGGCGCGCAGCTTCACCGCCCCTTGAAATTCGCGACGCGGCGTTCGGCCGTCGCCTTGACGCCTTCCTTGAAGTCTTCGGTCGCGCGCAGCTTGGTCTGCTCGGCGAGCTCGTGGTTGGTGGCGGCGAGCACGCGGTCGGCGAGGCCGGCGCGCATGGTGGCGCGGGTCGAGACCAGGCCGAGCGGCGAGCATTCGGCGATCTCCTGCGCGAGCTTCATGGCTTCGGCCCGCACCTGGTCCTGCGGCACCAGCACATTGGCGAGGCCCCAGCGATAGGCCTCTTCGCCGGTGACGCGGCGGCTGGTGTAGAACATCAGCTCGGCGTTGTTCTTGCCGATCAGCTCCGGCAGCGTCGTGGTCAGGCCGAAGCCCGGATGGAAGCCGAGCTTGGTGAAATTCGCCGAGAAGCGCGCTTCGGGGCAGGCGACGCGGAAGTCGGCGGAGACGGCAAGGCCGAGGCCGCCGCCGATCGCGGCACCATGGATCGCCGCGACGATCGGCTTCTTGTTGCGGAAGATGCGCACCGCCTGAACGTAGAGATGGTTGATCGGCAGGTTGGAGGCCGGATCGCTCTTGGCGCGCTCTTCCTGCTCCTGGCGGGCCGGATCGCCGAAATTGGCGCCGGCGCAGAACGCCTTGCCTTGCGCCGCCAGCACCGAGGCGCGGATCTCGATATTGTTGTCGAACTCCTCCAGCGCGTCGGCGATCTGGTTGATCAGCGCGACGTCGAAGAAATTCAGCGGCGGCTTTCGGATTTCGATCAGGCCGACATGGCCGTGGGTTTCGACGCCGATATCAGTGTACTTGGTCATGATCTGTCCTCGTTGAACTAGCGAAGGCGAGCCCGCGCGGCTAGCGCAGACCAAGTCCGCGGGCGATGATGCCGCGCAGAACTTCGGTGGTGCCGCCCTGGATCGTCAGCTTGGGCGCGGTCTTGATGGCGAAATCGAGCTGCTTTTCCAGCGTCTCGCGGTTGGTCGCGGTCTCCTCGACGAAGGCGGCGAGATCGCGCACGCGATGCGGCAGCTGCTGCTCCCAGACCGTGCCGATGTCCTTGACGATCGAGGCTTCGACCACCGGCTCCTTGCCGGCCTGCAGCATGCCCGCGACCGACACCGACATGCGGCGCATGGTGTGGACCTGCGCCACCAGGCGTCCGATGCCCTCAGCGCTGCGGGTGTCCGGGTTCTTGCCGACCGCGCGCACGAGCTCGGTGAGCACGTAGTAAGTCTCGAGGAAGCGCTCGGGGCCGGACCGCTCATAGGCGAGCTCCGACGTCGCCTGCTTCCAGGCGCCATCGACCTCGCCCAGCACGTGATCGTCGGGCACGAAGTAGTCGGTGAACACGACCTCGTTGAACTCGAACTGGCCGGTGATCTGGCCGATCGGATTCACCTGGATGCCGGGCTGCTTCATCTTGACCAGGAACTGGGTCAGGCCGTGGCGGCGGTTTTCCTTGGTCGGCGGCGAGGTGCGGAAGATCGCGATCATGTAGTCGGCGATGTGCGCCGACGAGGTCCAGATCTTGGTGCCGTTGATCAGATAGCCGCCGTCGGTCTTGGTCGCGCGGGTCTTCGCCGCGAACAGGTCGGAGCCGGAGTTCGGCTCGCTCATGCCGATGGCGAAGCAGACCTCGCCGCGGCAGATCCGCGGCAGGATATCCATCTTGATGTGCTCGGGGGCGTATTTCAGCAGCACCGGCCCGCTCTGGCGGTCGGCGACGAAGAAGCGCCGGGTCGGCGCGTTCGCCACCCGCATCTCCTCGGTCACCACGTAGCGCTCGAGGAACGAGCGCTCCTGGCCGCCATATTTCTTCGGCCAGGTCATGCCGAGCCAGCCCTTGGCGCCGACGCGGCGGGAGAATTCGGGCGCGTCGTTGTCCTCACGGTTCGGCGCGTGGGGATCGAAGGTGCCGGCGGCGATTTCCTCGGCGAGGAAGGCGCGCACTTCCTTGCGGAGCTGCTCGCACTTTTCCGGCAGGCGGATCGGATCGAAACGAAGGGCTGCGGTCATGATGTCCAGTCCTGATCTTTCTGTCCTGATCTCAGCGCGAAGCCACCAGCGGCCACAATTCATCGGCGCCACGATTCGCGACGAGCTTGCCGAGCTCGACCGCCCAGTAGCTCTCCGAGCCGAAATCGTCGCGCCAGGCCAGCGCCCGCAGCGAATAGCGGTGCAGGATGTGCTCGATGGTGAAGCCGATCGCGCCATGCACCTGGTGCGCGATGCCGCTGCCTTTCTCGGCCGCTTCCGAGCAACGGATTTTTGCAGAGGCCGCTTCGAGGAACACCGCGTCGGTATCGAGCGACGTGGCGTTGACGATCGTGTCGGCCGCCGAGGTCGCGGCGGCCAGTGCGGCGGCGTTTTCGCCGGCGAGGCGGGCGAGGTTGTGCTGCACCGCCTGGAATTTCGAAATCTTCTTCTCGAAGGCGACGCGCTCGTTGGAATAGCGCACGGAAATGTCGAGCATCGCTTCCAGCGCGCCGGCGATCTGCAGGCTGCGCACCACGCCGCCCATCAGCATCAGCGTGGTCTGATCAAAACCCTTCGGCGCCGGCCTGGTCGTGACCGGCTGCACCTTGTCGAGCGTGACGGTGTCGTTGTGATCGCCGCCGAGCCCGATGCCGGATTCGATCCGGCACTTGGCGGCGTCGACCAGCGCAATCGACACCCCGCCATTGCCAACAGCCAGCACCGCGAAATGCTTTGCGTCCTTGGCAAACGGCACGCCGCGGGCGCGGCCGGAGAGGCTGCCGTCTGCGTTGAGCGTGACGCGGTCCTTCGGGCTTGCCGGCAGCACGGTCATCTCGCCTTCCGGAGAGTTGATCTTGCCTTGCGTCAGCAACCAGCCGGCCAGCATTGTTTCGGCCAGCGGAACGGCAATCGCATGCCGTCCGGCGACGTTGAGCACGCTAAACCCTTCCGCAAGACTGGCGCCGGAACCGCCGAGATCGTCGGGCACCCAGGACAGCGGCAGGCCGGCTTCGGTCAGCGCCTGCCACAGCGGCGCCTTCCATGCGCCCTGCTTGTCGTGATTGATGGTTTGGGCATCCGCGAGATCGGCGAAAATCTTTTCCGCGGTCTCGGCGACGATGTTCTCACTCTCCGCCACAGCGTTCCTCGTGTTGATTGGCTCGGGCTGGCCGTTCGGCCATGCCCTGCTTGTGATGTTGTCTTGCGCTCAATGATGGGGAAAAGCCATAGCCGTGACAAGCGCTGCCCGCAGGGCCACTTGCGCGGATGGCATGAAGCCGGACGCTTTGCACGAATTCCGCATTGTGAACTTTCGATGGTCCCTGTTTGCATGCCACGCGCGGGAGCGGATCGGCCAGCGACATCTGTTCAGTCCGCCAGATGAAACTCGATCGCCTTCCGCATCAGGTCGGCGAACTCGGTCTCCTGGGTGACCAGCGCGTCGTTCAATCCTGCGACGCACAGCACCAGCGGTTCGTTCGATTCCGCAATCGGCGGCAGGTTCATGGCGACGGCGCCCGCGCCCGGCGTGACCAGGCCGAGCGAGAAGGCGTGCCCCTTGGCGCGGACCTTCTTCAGCTCCAGCAGCAGCGCCTTGATGTCGACCTGCCGGTCGGGCCGGGTCTCGTTGGCGTTGATCAGGCGCACCAGGCGGCGCACCTCCTTGTCCGGATAGGCCGACAGCAGCGCATACCCTGATGCGGATCGCGCCAGCGGCCGCAGCGTTCCGGCCTTGACATACAGCCGCATCGGCAGCTTGGCCTGAATGATATGGACATACTGCGCGCTGAGCCCGTTGCGCACCGCGAGCATGATGGTCTCTCCGGTCCGCGCAGAGAGCTCTTCCATCAAATTGACCAGGCGCCCTTTCGTGAACAGCGTCGGGCTCAGCCAGTGCCCCAGCATCGAGATCCGCGGCGTCGGGATATAGGTGCGGCGGCTGGTGTCATAGTGGAGATAGCCGAACGCCGTCATCGTTCGCATCAACGCCGAGGTGCTGGACTGCGGGAACTTGAGGGCGGCCGCGACTTCGATCGCGGAAGCGGCGCGCTGGTGCTCCTCGAAGAATTCGAGCACATCGAACACGCGCCGCGCCGACTTGACCGCATTGTCCATTTTCGGCAGGTCGCGCGAGGTGTCGCCGGGGAAATCGGGGCCGTCGAAAGTCCGCGCGCCGGCAGCCGCGCCGGCCTTCGCCAATTCTTTCTTCGCCACCGGCATCGCTATCGTCCCTGCTGCGCCACCCGCCGCTTCAGCCACCAGCCATATTGCTCGGGCCAGCTCGTCCACTCCGGATCGCATCCGAGCGCAAGTGCCGTCTGCGCGGGCCAGTTCGGATTCCACAGCAGTTCGCGGCCGAGCGCAATAAGCGTCGCCTTGCCGTCCCGCAAAATGGCTTCGGCGTAGTCCGGTTCGCGGATCAGCCCGACCGCCACCGTCGGCATGCCGACTTCCTTCTGGATGCGCTCGGCGAACGGCACCTGGAAGCCGGGGGTGCGCGACACCAGCGAATTGCCGCGCGGCAGCTTCATGCCGCCCGACGAGCAGTCCACCATATCGATCCCGATCGCCTTCAGCTCGGTCGCAAACGCGATCGAGTCCTCGATCGACCAGCCAATGTCGACGCCATCGACCGACGAGATGCGGACGAAAGCCGGCAGATTGTCCGGCCATTCCTCGCGCATGATCGCCGCGATCCGCAGCGGCAGGCGCATGCGGTTCTCGCGCGACCCGCCATACTGGTCGTTGCGGTTGTTCGCCAGCGGCGACAGGAACGAGTGCATCAGATAGCCGTGCGCGCAGTGCAGCTCGATGACGTCGTAACCGGCCGCCCTGGCACGGCGAAACGCCTGGCGATAGTCGTCCACCAGGGCATCGATCTGCTCTGACGTCAGCATCTGCGGCGCGGGCCAGCCGTCGTCGAAGGGAATGCCGCTCGAGGCCGCGATCTGCCACGGGCCTTCGCCGCGCGCCTTGATGTCGGCCTCGCCGAGCGGATTGCCGCCTTCCCACGGCCGCTGCGAGGAGCCCTTGCGGCCGCCATGGGCGATCTGGATCGCGGCCTTGGCGTTGAAGCTGTGGATCAGCCCGGCGAGGGCGGCGTGGTCCGCGATGTGCGTATCGTCCCAGATGCCGAGGCAGCCATGGGTGATGCGCCCCTGGGTGTTCACCGAGCTCTGCTCGACGAACACGAGGCCGGCGCCGCCGGCGGCGAGCTTGCCGATATGCGCGGTGTGCCAATCGGTGGCGCGCCCCTCCTGCGCCGAATAGGTCGCCATCGGCGAGACCATGATCCGGTTCTTCAGTTCGAGGTCGCGCAGTTGCAGCGGGGTAAAGAGCAGCGGCAGTTCGGTCATGCGATCTCCAGCCTTGCCTGTGGCTTCTTGCCTGTGGTGCGTGGATTCGTGCGCGCAATCATTTCTTCAGCAGCGGGCAGGCGCTCTCCTCGGGCGTCGCGAACGCCTCCTTGCCCGGGATCACCTGAACCAGCTTCTCGTAGTCCCAGGCGCCCTTCGATTCGGCCGGCGACTTCACCTGCACGAGATACATGTCGTGGATCAGCTGGCCGTCCTCGCGCACGAATGCGTTGCGGGCAAAGAAGTCGTCGATCGGCATGTCCTTCATCTGCGCGATCACCCTGGGGCCGTCGTCGGTGCCGGATTTCTCCACCGCCTTGAGATAGTTCATGACCGCGGAGTAGAGACCGGCCTGCACCATGGTCGGCCGCTTCTTGGTCCTGGCCATGAAGCGCGCGGCAAAGT from Bradyrhizobium elkanii USDA 76 harbors:
- a CDS encoding enoyl-CoA hydratase/isomerase family protein, with the protein product MTKYTDIGVETHGHVGLIEIRKPPLNFFDVALINQIADALEEFDNNIEIRASVLAAQGKAFCAGANFGDPARQEQEERAKSDPASNLPINHLYVQAVRIFRNKKPIVAAIHGAAIGGGLGLAVSADFRVACPEARFSANFTKLGFHPGFGLTTTLPELIGKNNAELMFYTSRRVTGEEAYRWGLANVLVPQDQVRAEAMKLAQEIAECSPLGLVSTRATMRAGLADRVLAATNHELAEQTKLRATEDFKEGVKATAERRVANFKGR
- a CDS encoding acyl-CoA dehydrogenase family protein; this encodes MTAALRFDPIRLPEKCEQLRKEVRAFLAEEIAAGTFDPHAPNREDNDAPEFSRRVGAKGWLGMTWPKKYGGQERSFLERYVVTEEMRVANAPTRRFFVADRQSGPVLLKYAPEHIKMDILPRICRGEVCFAIGMSEPNSGSDLFAAKTRATKTDGGYLINGTKIWTSSAHIADYMIAIFRTSPPTKENRRHGLTQFLVKMKQPGIQVNPIGQITGQFEFNEVVFTDYFVPDDHVLGEVDGAWKQATSELAYERSGPERFLETYYVLTELVRAVGKNPDTRSAEGIGRLVAQVHTMRRMSVSVAGMLQAGKEPVVEASIVKDIGTVWEQQLPHRVRDLAAFVEETATNRETLEKQLDFAIKTAPKLTIQGGTTEVLRGIIARGLGLR
- a CDS encoding acyl-CoA dehydrogenase family protein, with amino-acid sequence MAESENIVAETAEKIFADLADAQTINHDKQGAWKAPLWQALTEAGLPLSWVPDDLGGSGASLAEGFSVLNVAGRHAIAVPLAETMLAGWLLTQGKINSPEGEMTVLPASPKDRVTLNADGSLSGRARGVPFAKDAKHFAVLAVGNGGVSIALVDAAKCRIESGIGLGGDHNDTVTLDKVQPVTTRPAPKGFDQTTLMLMGGVVRSLQIAGALEAMLDISVRYSNERVAFEKKISKFQAVQHNLARLAGENAAALAAATSAADTIVNATSLDTDAVFLEAASAKIRCSEAAEKGSGIAHQVHGAIGFTIEHILHRYSLRALAWRDDFGSESYWAVELGKLVANRGADELWPLVASR
- a CDS encoding IclR family transcriptional regulator — translated: MPVAKKELAKAGAAAGARTFDGPDFPGDTSRDLPKMDNAVKSARRVFDVLEFFEEHQRAASAIEVAAALKFPQSSTSALMRTMTAFGYLHYDTSRRTYIPTPRISMLGHWLSPTLFTKGRLVNLMEELSARTGETIMLAVRNGLSAQYVHIIQAKLPMRLYVKAGTLRPLARSASGYALLSAYPDKEVRRLVRLINANETRPDRQVDIKALLLELKKVRAKGHAFSLGLVTPGAGAVAMNLPPIAESNEPLVLCVAGLNDALVTQETEFADLMRKAIEFHLAD
- a CDS encoding NADH:flavin oxidoreductase/NADH oxidase, which produces MTELPLLFTPLQLRDLELKNRIMVSPMATYSAQEGRATDWHTAHIGKLAAGGAGLVFVEQSSVNTQGRITHGCLGIWDDTHIADHAALAGLIHSFNAKAAIQIAHGGRKGSSQRPWEGGNPLGEADIKARGEGPWQIAASSGIPFDDGWPAPQMLTSEQIDALVDDYRQAFRRARAAGYDVIELHCAHGYLMHSFLSPLANNRNDQYGGSRENRMRLPLRIAAIMREEWPDNLPAFVRISSVDGVDIGWSIEDSIAFATELKAIGIDMVDCSSGGMKLPRGNSLVSRTPGFQVPFAERIQKEVGMPTVAVGLIREPDYAEAILRDGKATLIALGRELLWNPNWPAQTALALGCDPEWTSWPEQYGWWLKRRVAQQGR